Part of the Amyelois transitella isolate CPQ chromosome 15, ilAmyTran1.1, whole genome shotgun sequence genome, gTTTTACTCGTATATTTTAACGTTGGAAACGGTTTTATTACTCATTTATTCTCATTATTACTCTCTCGGGAAAGAAGTTAAAGTAGTATGCAATTTAGCGAGCAAAACCGATTTGTAATAATCATACCTACTAGCTTTTAACACGTGACCTCTGTCCTATCTGACCTCCCTTAACTTGCCTAACGTAACACTATTTGGTTTATTGTagtttatgaaaatatataaaactctatGTCGCGTGCTTGTATTAACGCCTTTTTAAGGTgcgtataatttatttgcctCTATGCTCATGTGCGTTGCTTGTTAAGTTTCCTTTCCTTTTGCGAAATTAATTAGTTCGCTCGCATGTTTATTGGTGTGAGCTAACATTAACACGAAtacaatgtaaaatatattttcagaatAATTAATGTTATGGTGCcctagagattttttttagagTAATAATGATTTCGAGAGACACGCAATTCTTAAAATAGGTATTATCCGTGACTTTTGATCTTAAGCGATCATAGGTACGAGATCAATAAACTTTTTCCATCATAAATAGTATCTGGAGCTAATGAGAGGTAttgaacaatattataattattttttgcacgAGTGCGCCCCTTATATACTATAAGGTACCTAATGTTCAATTTTAAAACCTCGGGATTTGTATTGTATCTATCCTTGCCTGTGTCTAGTCTAGATCTCCATTTGTACTTTtatcaatatacatattttccaGTTTACAATAAAGCGGCCTTATTTATGCTGCTTAGATCGCGCTATTTAGGAAGGTACTAagaataactttaataaaccCTAATAATTTGTCGCATGCTTGTCAAGTCGTCCGGATATATAAGTTACTATGTATATATCACTCATGAAAAATGTATGTCGTTCCAACGGCGACCAGTCGCGTGACGTCACAGGCCCTCGTTGTGCTACATTAGCCTTTCATATCAATGCTGAAGAATATAAAACGGAATTTTAACTCGTTCGTCGAATGTTTTTTAAGTAAGAGGTCGAAATAATTTGCCCACTACTTATACCTATTTTGTGTACTTATTGAATTTGTAACTCACGGAAAATTCAgctctaaataaattatcaattcgagtaaattaaaaattacgaGTTTAGgtcaaaacttaatttttgcaacttgcaaaaataaagtggtgaatttggatgaaataaaaaagtatgcagggctCGTGTCAAgtagaaagaaaatatatttgccCACATCGGAAAATAggcattattttatgtacgtatgctTTCTTCCGTataaaaaagtagaaaatcgattattttaataacactaACACAGTAATAGGGTTTTGCACATCTCATTATGGATTTCAATGACATATTTGTTATTGTATATtgctataaatttttatcccTCCTGTAAACGACGTCGCAAATGCGTCAGCTGTAGTGTGGCATGTTTACAAGAATTTTATGGTGTAATTAGCCGTCGGCGGCGGATGACGGGCGGCCGGCGGCGCGGCAATGACGTCGCGACACTGACCTGAAGCTTTTATACGCTGGACTGCTGGCCGCAGTTTATATAATGATTCAATATGGATTTGGTTCCCCTGAAATGGTTGCGGAGGAGACAGAGATTTTTGTAAACTGACTTAACCAATCCGGCGTCATGGGCAAAAGGCGCAAACCGGGATCCTCTCTTGAGAAGGTAACCAAAATAGACACCAAAAGggagtattttaaataataagatatacaaaaatatttaaacataagtATGTTTAATGTTAAAGGATAGGCAGAACTAACTCGATGATAACCAAGGCCTCGGCTAATCAAAAGAATACACCTCGACTCGGCCGGGGACTGAACCCAGGATTGAGTCAATGGAATGTGCTGTGGAAGATTGTTATTTTACAATGTCCAGCGCAGCAAATTTAATGTCAGTGTGCCGCGGCCACTCGTAAAACCACCAAGTTCAGGGAGCTCGCATGACCGTCGCCAGGGCGCCCACCCGACTTTccaacattttataataaacaccaACAAATTTTTCACGCGATTGCGTCAATGTTCAAGTAAAGCGCGCGATATTTGCGtcggtaaaattatttatagaatcGCCTGGCAGAACGTCTACTCATCGTCTTTATTTTAGAAAGAAGAGGGAAGGTAAATAACATAGTATTCACCAAACTACTCGGGATTGATGCGCTCTATGTTTTGTTTGCGCGAAGTACAGTTTTGAATGCGCGGCGACTATTTTCAGCATTCACGGCTCTGAGGTTAAACGAATATTTATAATCGGCTTCATCACTCGAATCGAAATCGAATGTTTTGTTAAAGGTGAGCGAAGATCGAGTGCtgcgaataaaatatttacataagattatttttggttGCTCGACGGGCGTCACTCTCCCTCGGCATATGAAAGCAATTACTCGTATTTTCGATGAAATGACGCATGATCCGATGTTTTCTCAGGGGAGACAAATTGGGAAAGaccgttttattaatattctatGAATAGGAGGAAAACCAGGTATTGATTATCAAGTGGTGGTCGCTAAATATTGATTACCAGATGCCAGCCGCTCATCGGCCGctgtatttttacaatatggTACGTCACTTTGTCATGAGTTGTAGAAtgtcataaaacaaaaagttctTTTGTTATGACACGCTGTTATAGCATGATTGTATTTAGCACCCGAATTGGATAGCAACCGATCAAAGTTCCAAAGTTCTTATTGGACATACACCtattaacatattatttacgtaCACACTTCGAAATAGTACAGACTTTAATTGGTGGGAGATTCCCAAATAGAGTTAACTGAATTTAAGCTCAGCtagtatacatttttttctacttttatattatactattagAAGATAGTCATTTTTtctacaaataaacttataatgaAAGACTAGTTAAATTAGCTTAATGTTTCCAAAATAATGGAATCGGAAGCAGACCTAAAGTATCTGGTTTTATCTGCTAGCCGTTAGCTCGGTTCTAACAGTCGGTCGGGTTAAACCCAGGATTTCGCTGGGGTAATCCAAACGGAATTTGAGGTTAAAATCGTGCAAATACCTTGGAAGTATTAGCACTTTTTTCCTCAGTTATATAACAATCTTAGGTAGATAATGTACGTTTTAGAGGAATGTTACTGCTAGTTCAGTAGGTataatgaaatacaaattctttatttcCATCGATTTCCAAATTCCACATAAGTTCAacagatataataataagatatagacaattttttagattttaagatATAGACAAATTCAGAAACagattttaatgtagacaatctTAATATGTCTTATATTGCAAAGAATTTGAATTAACatgaacatattttaattacttatgtCTCATTTTCTAAGAAAATTCCTAGATaggatttcttttaaatatttaccaacaaacaatcaatattttaGGTATGACTTTCTACGAAATATTGTCGTAGAATTTATTGCTTAATAATGATTgaaaaccactccatatatttcaaatactcgtatttttgtaaataataattcatatcTCTGTAGGTGGTTATAATGACGTAAGTAATCCTCTTATGGCCACAAGAGCCTTAATGACCCGCCCACTTCGCACTTAATATCGCAAATTTGTggcaaaataattgtttaccTTAATATTGAGAACGACGAAATATCATAAATAGCTACTTAAAACCTACATGTTTGGTATTTTGAGGAGAAATATAATACAATCGGTATGATTGCTGGCACGTGTAACGATATCGttatgaaaatattctttGACAAATCTTTCATACTTCGCTAAAATGGGCAAGATGAAAGCCCTTTTTGTCTGAATTTTAGATTTGTTATAGAAGGAAATGtttggtttaaattatttaaattcatataattgttatgtatgtagaaaactATAATCTATTCATCAGCTTCTTAACAAATAACATGCACAAAAATGTATCAAATCTAACAGAATAGCAGATGtgtgtaaatatttcatatctgaaaaaaaaattaagaaaaatcccaCTTGTTAAAAAAGACCAAGACCTCTGATAAAGGGTAACTACGGCGGGCATAATCAACTTACTCGATATTAGCAGATACGgcaaatattttcacaagtaggtaaatcaaataaatttttacagaGAAACCATATTTAAAATCGCGCGATTGTGCCACCATTTTTCGCTATAAGTGGGCAATTGGGAAACTCGCGGTAGCTTAAAACTTCTTATTCAAAATCATTTTTCAAAGTCTAAATCACCGTTATTCTTACGATTCATGTACAAATATCGTGTTCTCACGGTGTTAAACACAAAGTGGTGACGTTATTGTAAGTACAGCGTTCGGCTAATGCCCAGGCCCCTGACCTTTGAGTACTTTCTACCTCGCGAAGCCTCCGCCGTGCCACGAGTGCGTCACTTCAAACAAGCACATGGGTAAGATTGCTATTCCGTTGCTGCTAATCATGGGTATACAagttgaaaaagtttttttttgtttgatgagatatttataatatttattaggaATAACAAACAACTATGATATAAGAACATATAAAAGACTTTCGTCTTTTCAAAATGATTTgcaattaatatgaaaaaaaaacaacttctTAAACTCAAAAAGCACACTTCATCTCAAAAATCTCGGCTGCAGGAAGTTCACTGTTGGACACTCTTTCTTTTATCTTCGCGCGTTCTCGGTTGCACCCTCAATGATTTGTGCAGGCTACGGGATCCGCTTCTTCACGGTTATTACTAAGCTTGtaataaactaaaacaaagaaataataaaaatgaaaaatgcctaattgaaattaaatatctttACGGTAAATGTAGTAACTTATAATCATCACCCATTTGTCTGTAGCAATGAAATAGTGCCTTATCTTGAATCACGTGCAATTACCAGCACATGGTACAAGTTTGATGCGAGTGCATTTACCTACTTGCaatcaattatattatgttgttTTGATTATATATGTGCTGGATGTGTCATTAGGCTGGTGTTTACAATATTGCATAATACCATGtaatatacattttgtattacGACATAATAATCTGTTGCGGagatttaaactattatttaagtGTTAAATTATCATTGTCAGCCTAAtaggtttttttaaacttgattTAAAAAGGTTGATCAGGAAAGCTTCAAATgaaaacttactttttaatttaataattcatatattcattaataatttcaatggcaaaattttattttcttcttcacGTCCGAATAAAGTAATGGATTAgagtaatatatattattttgatattatctatttttaatagttcATATTGTAATTACAAATACTTATCAAAGAAGAAATCGCTAGTCAATTGCTCAATTTCGTTTATGACGCACTCCGCACCTGAtatctaattaataaataaatgaaatagtacttaatttaaaaaaataataaagttaatctCGCAGTCATTCGTGTCATTATCATATAACGTGCTCATGCATAAACAAattagtacaaacatacaagcTGTTAATAAGTTTACAGGAGGCATTGACTCTGATCTTTTCAGCTGCCGTCGTCACAAAATACCTACGTATGTGGCGAAcgatcaattattattttatatctagcTGCATATTTTTTCTGGTGGATATTTTTGTtcgattttcttttttattcacacttattagttttttttaataaagtaagaAAGATTTTATAACACTGTATAAATGGATTTAACTGAGCGCGTCTGATTGTTTAAGAGGTACCGTACCTATAAGAGGGCTGTCTGCAAAATCTTTTACTTGCGAGTGTGTAAATCAACTATGGGGTCGCTTTGTTCACGGTAACGAAGCCACGTGCAAAAATACTATTTAGTTAATTAGGTATGTTACAcgacttttttcttaattattatgaaatgttGTCAATGAACGAAGCTATTTGGACATTTCTTTAATGTGTCTTTGTTATCATTCAAAAACATGCCTACAGCTAATCGGGGTTAACGACCAGAACGATTAAATTCCGTCCTCTGCACTGTTAATTGTTCAATTGACCTCGAATACCTATCGATGCACcagctgataaaaaaaattcaagccattaaaaaaatatgacgtcGAGTCTAGCCTATTGTGGACAGTGATTATATTACACTTAATCTGACGTAAATATTTACTCGTACCTATACGTAAGTAAcgtcgtatttataattaagtaacttATATAGATTTGTGTCATTTTATGTTTCTAAGTGTGGCTAAAACCAAACAATTAACATGTTGCAACCCAAGCTGGTATTTCATtagtctttgtgagactgtcggctctatcAACCCCGTAAGAGCTTTAAACCTGATGCATGCATGTTAATCTGGCAACGAACCTAAATCTTTCAACGATAAATAAAGttgtaaataagttttttttgggTATCTAGTTAAAGATTTCAGTTACCCACTTATTCAAAATGTTCAACCAAACATTTCGGTTACCTACTTACTGAAATGTTTAACTAAACATAGGATATTTCCTGTCTACTGAAATGAGTATAAATTTTCCACACAAATGGAAGTAATTGAAGCGTCAAAATGAGAAAGCAGTACACAGGTGTAGCATTCAATATACTTACACCTACTTAATGTAGGAAagtgataatatatatgtattttattttcatattttagcCTGTCTGTACGTACTGTTTTGTGCGTTTTTGTTATGATTGCTTCTTCgtgataatattatgtttactTCAGCATActatttggtttatttttatatctaccAATGCGTCATTAATGTTGTATAAATAGCGAGTTCTTTATAAACTTTCTCGAGATAACTTTAATACCTAGTATTTTTACGTAGAGTTGTTGACAGTCAGGTTCAGACGTAGTTCTTGGTAATGTGCActgtttatattaatttaaatgtatccTATAGCAATATTCTTAAGGTTgtctggaagagattgctttttGCGATAAGGCCCCCTTTTGTGCATTACCTTAAGAATGTTTTGTGGACTTTAAATTGGTAAAAGTATAACATTTTAGTGTTTATTAGTAATTAagatatttcattcattcttacATCAAAGTTACATAACTTACATAACTTTGCAACTATAAATTCGTCAGTGAAAACACGAGATGTATCTTTCTATTGCTATTAAAAGCTGCAAAATTCTACGAAAGTATCTGCTGATGACATAacctaaataaacatacatacgtggTTACTGGAATTCTCCAtaaccaaacaaacaagttgatgaaaatttaaattatattacacaACAGGCGACCTTCATTGGGTTTCCAGTCCAATGTTATTTACGAGAACGCTATAGGGAGCTGACGTTAGGTAGCATTTTAATGCTTCTGCATATTTATGCAACCGCTCTTTGAAACTACCATGTCAAAGAACGCTCTCTGAAACAGATTTGTGTTTTAATTGGaatcatatataaaaataattaaaaagacgAATCTGTAAAGTATGAGAGAATAAGACAAACTGAATTATCCAGAATCCATAttctatattaattaaaaaacaataacgaTGAGCTCAACCATTTTTCTGgataactcagaaaaaatGGAACAAACCTAAATGAGAAAAGatcagtaaaaataaattagtttttttgtgGAATAAAATGAACAATAATGAGACAAACTGAACACAAATTACTGTGGAAACAAAAAGTGAGGCGCACCCTTTGGTCTAGAATGTAAATTCAGTCACAAATCACGAAGAGTAGCAAAAACATAGACAGGCGTTATCAGAAGGTGGTTGATTTATATTCATTGCATTTTAAGATTACCTTCgattcaatgttttttttatcagagATATTTTAAAGCTTCAATGCTGGTCTGATAGCGAGGGCTAAACATTGTGTGCCAACTGCTTCTCTTTCCACGTAGATTATAAAAGTGTGAGTCTTCTACTtctaggcgattggctagcaagcaccctgtcactatctgaaccTCTTGGGTTCAATCTTCAAAATGATTGAGACATTTAAGTCTTATGAATATAATGCCAATGAATGTAAtatgtctctgtctaccctaatCCTTGTTCATAAAACGAATTGTATAATTCATTACAGACTGCGAATCATTGATCCGCAAGATGTTGGTGCTGGAACCTATGAAGCGATATACCATAGAGCAGATCAAGAAGCACCGGTGGATGGCAGCGGAGCCATACGTGGTGCCGTCGGTTGTGGCAGACCCGGCCCGGAGCCCTGCGCACGCGCCTGTACATCATGAGCCTAACGAACAGGTGCTGAGATTGATGCAGAGTTTGGGAATCGACCCTGTTAAAACTAAAGAGgtaataatatcaataaaccAAGTAACTGTTATAATAAATGAGAATTTGAAAGTTCATCCAAATTTTGGATCTTTAACTGGAAATGTATTTGTTTCTTGTGGAATCAATGAGATAAGTATAGTGCGTGAGAAAACTTCTAACTATATAAGGGTcaacaattaataatttgttttgttttaatctaTTGTGTCCCTATTTATATGTAGATAGACAAAAATAGATTCAAAGAAGTCACCACAATATGACCACAAATGTTTTACAATTGATGCAGAAACCTCATAATTTTGCGGTCAAGTCCACgtaatggaaataaaatgtgCGGTGAATATGaccttgtttaaaaatatgttttaatgacaatttcttttgaaacgtacaaaattcaaactttctggtacttaaataaattttatatatttttcaatttatttttaaatatttataaatttttaacaattttcagAGTCTCCGATCCAATAGTTACGATCATCATGCAGCAATCTACCTTCTTTTATTGGAACGTCTTCGAGCGAGGGCGGCCAGTGGGGCAACTGTGGCGTGCTCTGAAGCAAGAAATAGACCTTCCAGACGACCTTCTTCTGTGGCGGACCAAGCTCTTTCAAGAGACGTCCATGACGGAAGAAGAGAACATCATACGAGGTAAGGAACTTTTCAGCAAAggcttttaaataataatacttattactgCTAAATGTACAATCATGCAATGGTCACAAAGCGTTTATACAATACATTGTACAGATACTCTTTTCTAACTAGTAGCATCAGATTTTAAAGCAGATTCTATACCTAAAacctacttttaaaatttcagattaCTACACACTGGTGATTCCACATCAAGGGAGTACAGTAGGGCAACACCTACAATATCAGCTGCTCCAGCCGATTCATCGACTTCTGAAACGCAGCGGTTGTTGTCCCTCGCAGGTGTGAACATGACTGAACAAAGACTGCTCCAGCGAAATCCCGACTCGGACACGCATCGGAGCTTCCTTGTCGGAAACCTCGACGTTGCATCCAGGGGTCACGAAGCAGAGTCAACAAGGCTGCTGTCTATGAGAAATATCGATGTAACACAATCCACTCAAAGATTAGGCACGAAGCTTAATGAAGGCATCGTCCCCACTCATAGGTTACTCACTTCAACATATGAACagcaacaaaatatattaaaacaatcaaGCGAAGACTGCAGACGACTACTTCAACAATCGACAACAGTCGGTCccgaaacaaataaaagtacgAACGACGGAACAAGATTGCTGACGTCGTCTAGTTTTGATTCTAAATGTGCTATAGACGGGGGGAGAAATTCATCGACCAATGATCATAACGTCATTGCAAATTTTCTGCAAAATTCTGCTTCAGCAACAAATTTCAACGCAGAAACCGTTAAGTTACCCAGCTCGACGACATTTACAATGTGTTCTGAAGCAGCTAAGTTAATGAATACTTTGCAGCAGTCTCCTCTGCCACTGAAAGGAACTGTAAACTTAAGCACTAGTCCAATACCGTCGCAATTAACTGATACCAAACTTAGTAGTGTATTAGAGCAACCAAAGCCATTAGAATCAACTAGATTAGTTTCACAAGCTCAGCAACAGGATTTAAACCGTTTGCAAACCAGTACACCTCCAGTCAAAGACTATATGAATCATCTTCCAACCTATTCATATTTGCCAATGCCGCCCATTCCAAATacaaatgaaacaaattttcCTGCAACTGCTACAGCCACTGGtgatttatttccaaattcATTATATAGGCCAGATagcaaattttctttaaacagATATACTACGGGTCAGACTTATACACAAGCTATGCAAAGTAATGCTACGACTGAAACTACAAAATTTCAACAGCAGTATTCATCGTCAACCGACGAAGGTTGCGAGACAGATATGGAGGATGTAGCGAGCGTTCCAAGTGGAGTCCAAAACAGATTAAGCTCATGTGCTAGTTCTAGTTCCAGCAGCGGAGTCatcactttttttaataacaaaagcCTCAGTCAGAATTTAAGCTGTGACTCATCACAAAGTAATTTTTCTACATTTGAAAGCCTGGATTACCAACTATCAGACTGTTCTAGTGAATTAGCCAGCAGCCTACCAAGTTGCACGTCCAATGATGACAAACTTGCCTATGAAAATAGTTCATTAGTCAATACAAGCCCTATGCATCCgtgtgtttatatatcttcgtataataataaaacatcagGAACTGGGTTTATTGCTCGTCATAATCCAATCAACTATCAAACCGCTAATAAAAACTGTCCCAGAGCAATTAATCGCAGCCCAGTGGACTTCAGAGAAGGACGACGAGCAAGTGACGGTTTAGTGGCACAACAGGCTGCACAAACTAATGACactcaaaaaaattgtttggcATTCAATAGTCAAAGATTGAACGAAAATTGTAAAGCGAAAGGAGTATTAGAACTGCACTTAGTTCAGAAAGAAGCACAGAAGTTGAAAACTCAGTATCAGTCTACAATTCCTGCCGAAGAGATGACCCAAAGGCAACTGCAACATAATCAATTTGCTGCCAGCTTTAGTCCTCATTACTTAGAGAAGAACCCTACCAAACGCATCAGTCTTCCGGAAACCTTTAATTATTCAAGTACATCACCGCCCATGCCTGCTAGTCCTAAAATGGTGGCTCAGTTACAAGAACCGACAGAATTACCTCACGGAGCTACGGTATCACAAGTCAGTAAGCCACCTTTGCAGCAGCAGTTAATGCAACACAGGCTGTTCCAACAAAAGCGACAACTACTGCAGAAGCAGATGACTCCTCCTAACTTGCCTGCTCACGACATGGGCCCTCTTCACAGTCTTGCCGTCTCCGGGCTTAGTAGGCGACAAATGCTCCGCCAACAAAGTTACAAAATAGCCCAACAGCAGCAAATCTTACCGCCTTTACCCCTGACCGAAACGGAGAACCGAGACCTGCTCGCGTTCCAAGCTATAGTGGAAGGGCCGCATCGTTCTCCGAAACCGAAAGAGGAGAGTGAGGAGGCGTCGAAGTTTGCGTATCAAGGATCGATGGAGATAAGCATAATGAATAAGGACAGGCTCGGGAACGAGAATTGGTCCAACTTGCCGTCCAGCTTGCAGAGCGCGTGCCAGATCTCGGAGCTGTCGGCGCGGCGCGAGGCGGGCGCGGAGGGCGGCGCGCCGGCCGCCGACGCGCTGTGGCCCGCGCAGTGGAACGCCGGCCTGTTCCAGCCGCCGCCCTGCTTCCAGGTATTCCGACAGATCAACTAGTTAGTAGATCTCCACGTAATTAGAGCGTAGATTTGGTAGTGTCGATGGGGGCATAAACGCTCATCACCAGGTGTTGCATGCTGATTAGAATTATTtgcaattattttgtattattccGTATACTAAATTGGAATTTATTATAGATATGAAcaagaaaattttaactgTATTCTCCTGTTCCGTAATAATTTGTAGTAAGTAACAATAATGGCgttgtaattttcattttagtaCGGGACCTGtaagatattaaaattgaaactcCACCTCAGTGACAATTAATAATACTTGCCCCCACTATTTGCACGCAGAGTGAGTTTGTTGCGTAGCTTTAAAGTTAGAACAGCGACTTGATGCGTTCACTAGATCAATTTGTTGGTCTCATGTTGTTCATATTCGTTAGGCATCGTATTATGAGCATAATGTTGACGTTGCATAAAATCACCAGTATGAATTTTAGAATGCATGACAATAATTAGTgctttaaattatgtattacgTTACACGGTTcatattataggtataatgtgTATTGAAAGCATTTCGATGTTCAAATGACTGCCATTAATCTGATTCAATTAATAATcacaaaattatgaatttaacaATTATGAATATTAGTCGTTATAATTACTTATGGCAGCGATCAATTATATGAAAGGAAATTTGCACAGAATAcattataaactaaaatactatgtactcaataattataattgttttgatTTTCATTCCTAATTAAGTGtcgtttaataaaattcatcgTTTTACTCTATTCCATTATGGATACTTGccaatgtattattttatcaagacctatattatttttaccattgTAATACTGCATTTCATGTTTTTCAAACATAACTTCAATGTTCCtaagtaaatatttgtctACTTCATGGTACATTATAAggtctatatttattataattattctaagttatttgataatttcttAACGAAAGTCTGTAtagaatttttgttattatttgcaatttatattataatatataagatgTGATAGCTTTACTTAGAagcaagttttatttaaaatgtaagtaaatgtaatatgtataatagtcgtttgttttatttcaacacCTTATAATTTTGCATCATCCTTAGATATATCAGCATAAGAACGCATGAACTAAATTAGAATCACTTTACACTGGCTTGAA contains:
- the LOC106135736 gene encoding serine/threonine-protein kinase SIK2, whose product is MAERERPAKTPIRVGFYDIERTIGKGNFAVVKLARHRITKTEVAIKIIDKSQLDASNLQKVYREVDIMKRLDHPHIIKLYQVMETKNMIYIVSEYASKGEIFDYIARYGRMAEQAARRKFWQILSAVEYCHERRIVHRDLKAENLLLDANMNIKIADFGFSNYYATGELLATWCGSPPYAAPEVFEGKRYTGPEIDIWSLGVVLYVLVCGALPFDGSTLQSLRDRVLSGRFRIPYFMSEDCESLIRKMLVLEPMKRYTIEQIKKHRWMAAEPYVVPSVVADPARSPAHAPVHHEPNEQVLRLMQSLGIDPVKTKESLRSNSYDHHAAIYLLLLERLRARAASGATVACSEARNRPSRRPSSVADQALSRDVHDGRREHHTRLLHTGDSTSREYSRATPTISAAPADSSTSETQRLLSLAGVNMTEQRLLQRNPDSDTHRSFLVGNLDVASRGHEAESTRLLSMRNIDVTQSTQRLGTKLNEGIVPTHRLLTSTYEQQQNILKQSSEDCRRLLQQSTTVGPETNKSTNDGTRLLTSSSFDSKCAIDGGRNSSTNDHNVIANFLQNSASATNFNAETVKLPSSTTFTMCSEAAKLMNTLQQSPLPLKGTVNLSTSPIPSQLTDTKLSSVLEQPKPLESTRLVSQAQQQDLNRLQTSTPPVKDYMNHLPTYSYLPMPPIPNTNETNFPATATATGDLFPNSLYRPDSKFSLNRYTTGQTYTQAMQSNATTETTKFQQQYSSSTDEGCETDMEDVASVPSGVQNRLSSCASSSSSSGVITFFNNKSLSQNLSCDSSQSNFSTFESLDYQLSDCSSELASSLPSCTSNDDKLAYENSSLVNTSPMHPCVYISSYNNKTSGTGFIARHNPINYQTANKNCPRAINRSPVDFREGRRASDGLVAQQAAQTNDTQKNCLAFNSQRLNENCKAKGVLELHLVQKEAQKLKTQYQSTIPAEEMTQRQLQHNQFAASFSPHYLEKNPTKRISLPETFNYSSTSPPMPASPKMVAQLQEPTELPHGATVSQVSKPPLQQQLMQHRLFQQKRQLLQKQMTPPNLPAHDMGPLHSLAVSGLSRRQMLRQQSYKIAQQQQILPPLPLTETENRDLLAFQAIVEGPHRSPKPKEESEEASKFAYQGSMEISIMNKDRLGNENWSNLPSSLQSACQISELSARREAGAEGGAPAADALWPAQWNAGLFQPPPCFQVFRQIN